The Actinoplanes sp. N902-109 genomic interval CACCCAGCCGCCCGCCGCGGTCAACGGCGACCTGCTGCTCGCTGTAAGCGCCGCGGTGCATGCGCCTGAGGTGCTGCGATTCGACTACGGCGGGGCCATGAACCAGGCGCCGCGCCGGGCCGAACCGCAGCACGTCGTCACCTGGGCCGGGGCGCTGGTATCTGGTGGCCTGGGACCTCGACCGTGCGGACTGGCGTACCTTCCGCGTCGACCGGATGGCGTTGCGCACGCCGAACGGGCCGCGCTTGACGCCCCGGGAGCTGCCGGTGGGGACGTGGCCGCGTTCGTGGTCGGGCGGCTCGGCGAACGGCGACTGGTCCTGTCCGGGCACGGTGCTACTCGACCTGCCGGCTGCCACCGTGGCGCTGTACTCCCACTAAGGCATCGTCGAGGGGCGCTGCCGGCTCACCCTCGGCGGGTGGACGTGAGTGAGTGTGGCCGCTGCGATCGACCGGTTCGATGCCGCCGTCGAGGTGGTCGGGCCGCCCGAGCTCGGCGCGGCGTCCGCGAGCTTGGCCGAGCGGATCGGCCGGGCTGCTAGTCCCTTCGTACGGACAGAAGGTGGGTCGCCGTGACGGCCGCCAGCAGCACCACACCGGCGATCGCCAGGTAGCCGGTGAGTGACAGCAGCGAGACGTTGTCGTGGGACATCAGGCGCAGGACCGGGTTGACCGGCGGCAGGCCGGGAACGAGCGGGACCGCCATGACCGCCGCCAGCGCCAGCAGCAGCGAGTATCCCGGTCGCGGCACGACGAGGCGCGAGCAGAGCAGCCCCACGCCGATCCCCACCCACGCCGCCACGGCCTGCGCGAGCACACCCGACACCACTGCCGTGCCCGTGACGACGTGGTGGCCGGAAACGATCGGGAAGACCGTGCCCACGCCGATCAGCACCCCGGCCGCGAGCAGCGCCAGCAGCGCCACGGCAGCCAGCGCACGCCCGGGTCCACCGGCGGTGACGACGGTGATCGCCCGGCGTGCCGGGTCCTCCAGGTTGGCGATGGTGACGGTCAGCCAGCACATGGCCAGCAGGAGGCTGCCCGCGGACACGACATAGCTGCCGGTCAGCGGTCCGATGTCGTTGATGGTGAAGACCGCGAGCGCGCACCCGAAGAGCAGCAGCGGCCCGAGGTAGCGCTGCCCGTGGATCGTTGCCGCCAGGTAGTAGCGGATCGTCGCGGTCATCCGCGCCCCGCCGGGTCGAGGGCATACGTCCTGGTGGCGAGGCCAGCGGTCAGCGCCTCCCGATGGTCGGTGAAGACGGCCGCGGGGACCTCGTGCAGGAGTTCGCCGAGCACGTCGTGCGCCGCCGCGTCCAGGCCCGACCAGGGCTCGTCGAGCACCAGCAGGTCCGGTGGCACCAGCACGGCCTGGGCCAGCGCGACCTTCTGCGCGTTCCCTTTCGACAGGGCCCGCATCGGCGTGCGCTGACCACCGGCCAGGGCAAGCCGGTCGAGCAGGTGCCGGGCCTGGTGCGCGGCGGCCCTGCTGCGGAGGCCACGCATCCGGCCCATGTGCGTCAGGTACGCCAGCGACGACATCGTGCCCTCGGCCACAAATCGATCGGGTACGTACCCCACCACCCCCGGCCGCCCGACGACGGTGCCCCGCGAGGGCCGGGAGACACCGGCGATCACCCGCAGCAGGGTCGACTTGCCCGAGCCGTTGGGGCCGGTGATGTGCACGCGGTCGCCCGCCTCGACGGCCAGCGTGACGCCGGAGAGCACCGACCGCCCCCACCCGTACCGTTTGCCGATGTCTCGCAGCTCCACCGGTCCAGGATGGGTGGGCCGGCGACCCGGTGGCGTCCCCCGGAAGTAGACAGTCAGCGGGGTTCGTACAGCAGACCGGCCTCATGGGTGAGCACCGCGAGCTGGGTGCGGTCGCTGACATCCAGCTTGGCGAACATCCGGCGCAGATAGGTGCGCACCGTCTCGGTGCTGAGCACCAGCTCGTCGGCGATCTGCCGGTTGGAGCGGCCACGGGCGACGAGCCGGGCGACCTGCAGCTCGCGTTCGGTCAGCAGCGCGGCGGCGAAGGCGTGCCGGTGGTCGCGGGCCCGCGGCGTGAACTGCTGCATCAGCCGGGCGGTCACCTCGGGGGCGAGCATCGCGTGACCGGCCTGCACGCTGCGGACGGCCTGCAGCACCTCCGCCGGTGCCGCGTTCTTGAGCAGGAAGCCGGACACGCCCGCGGTCAGCGCCTCGTGGACGTACTCGTCCAGGTCGAAGGTGGTCAGCATGATCACCCGGGTCGCGGTCGTGGCCAGGATCGCCCGGGCCGCCGCCAGCCCGCCGAGCCCGGGCATCTGGACGTCCAGCAGCGCGACTGCCGGCTTGAGCGCGCCGGCCAGCCGTACGGCTGCGGCACCGTCGGCGGCCTCACCCGCGAACCGGAACCCGTCGGTGCGCTCGAACAGTTTGCGGTAGGCGGCGCGGAATCGGGCGTCGTCGTCGGCCAGCAGGACATTGATCACGGCAGCCGGGCCTGGATCTCGAAGCCGCCCGCGGGGTGGTTGCGCCAGGACAGGGTGCCGCCGGCCAGTTCGGCCCGCTCGCGCATGCCGCGCAGCCCGAAGCCGCCATCGGTGGCGGGTGCGCCGGGGCCGTGGTCCCGTACGACAATCACGGTCGTGCCGTTCTCGTCGTGCACGTCGACGTCGCAGGCGGCGCCCGGGGCGTGCCGCAGCACGTTGGTCAGCGCCTCCTGCAGGATCCAGTAGGCGGCGGTGCCCGAGCCTGCGGGCAGGGCGATGCGCGCGGTCAGCGGCGCCGGTGCAGCGGGCGCGCGCAATGTTCGTACCAGCGTCTGGATCGTGCCGAGCGCGCTGCGGGCGTGGGTCTCGATGCCGGCCAGGGTCTCGCGCAGTTCCCGCTCGTCGGCGTCGGGCAGGGCGGCGACGACGCCGGCCTCCGCGCTGATCGCACCGAGTGATTGCCCCACCACGTCGTGCACGTCCCGGGCGACGGCGAGGTGCAGGCGGGAGCGTTCCGCCTCCAGCTGGCGCCCGACGGTGGTGCCGAGCAGCCAGGCGACGGTCAGCGCGACGATCGACACGAGCAGGGGCCGGCCGAAGCCGCGATCCGGCACGGCGGCCACCACGGCCACCACCGCGACCAGGAGCGACAGCAGCAGGGCCGGGCGGCGCAGCCGGGTGGCCTGCCGCACGGCCAGCGGATAGAGACACCACGCGGTGGCGAGCATCGGATCGGTGCAGGCGCCGAGGGCCGTGCCCGCCACCGTGGCGATCGCGGCGGTCCAGGTGGCGCGGCCGGGATGCCGGTCCCGCAGCAGCATCGCCGCCGCTGCGAGACCGGCGAGCAGCACACCGGCGCTGATCCGGGCCCAGCCGTCGGACCGCAGGAGCGTCGGTAGCCAGAAGAGAACCGTGACGAAGGCCGTGGCCAGCATCACCGCACGGTACTAGAACGGTTACTCGTTGGGCAGCAGCGCCCAGAGCACGATGTAGGCCAGGAACTGCGGGCCGGGCAGCAGGCAGGACAGCACGAACAGCAGCCGGACGATGCCGGGGGAGATGCCGTAACGGCGGCCCAGGCCGGCGCAGACACCCGCGATCCAGCGGTCGTCGCGGGGCCGGGCGAGGCGGCGGGGATACGTCATCGTGGCGTTCTCCTTCATCGGGGTGGATGCTCCACGGTAGGAACCGAACGCCTCCGCTCCCTCATCCGTGCGGGGGAGAAGGCGGCTCACGTTCCCGTAAGGGGAGCCCGTACCCTCGTCGGCGGCGCTGTTAACATCGGGGCAAATTCCGCCGCCTACGCTCTGCAACGCCCAAGGCGGTTCAGGTGGGAGGGATGTCACGGTGACGCTCGCCGTGTTGTGCGGGAGCACCGGAAACACGTTAGGTCCGGAGACTGCCGGTGACGTGCGTTCCGCTCTGACGGCCGCCGGGGCAACCCGGATAATCGACGTCTCCGGCCCGGACATTCCATCGCAACTGGCGCAGATCGCCGCGCTGGCGAAGGAGGCCGACGAGCCGCTGCTGCTCTGCGCCGACGATCTCGTGGCGCATCCGAGTCTGCTGTGGACGCTGGCCACCGAGCCGGCCGGGCGCAGCACCGCGCTGGTCGCCGCCACGGAGAGTGGCGACGGCGGCGACCTTCGCGAGGATCGGGGGCGGCTGGTCGCGGCGCCCGACGGGCCCACCCGCTTCCTCGGTGCGCTCTGTCTCGCCCCCGCCGACCTGGGCCTCGTCGTGGCCGCGGTCACCATCACCCGGCAGCCCGGCGGGAGCACCGACGTGCTGGTCGCCACCAACGCGCTCGACGTCCTGCTGCCCGGGCTGCTGACCGCCGGTCTGGTCCCGATCGCCACCCGGGTGCGGCTGCTGCATGCCGAACGGGTGCACACCGCGGCCGAGCTGAGTGCCGCCCGCGCCGCCGTCGCCGCGATCGACGAGGACAAGGCCCTGCTGCGGCTCGCGGTCAAGGAGAAGGACGACTTCTTCACCACGTACGCCGTCAGCAGCTGGTCGCCGCTGGTCACCAAGGTGTGCGCCCGGGCCAGGCTCACGCCGAGCCAGGTCACCGCGCTCTCGGTGCTGTTCGCGGTGGCCGCCGCGCTCGCCTTCTGGCAGGCCTCCCGGCCGGCGCTGATCATCGGCGCCGTGCTGCTCTATCTCGGCTTCGTGCTCGACTGCGTGGACGGGCAACTCGCCCGGTACACCCGCACGTTCGGGGCGTTCGGCGGCTGGCTCGACACGATGGCCGACCGGGCGAAGGAGTACGTCGTCTACGCCGGGCTGGCCGCCGGGGCCGAGCGGATGGGCCTGACGTTCGCGTGGCCGCTGGCGATCACCGCGATCGTGCTGCAGACCGCGCGGCACATGACCGACACCTGGTACGGCGCCCTGCACGACGAGGCCGCCGCCCGGCAGACCGTGGGCACCGCGGGCAACGCCGACGCGGGTGGAGGCGTGGGCGCCCGGCTCAGCCGGGCCTCCAACAAGGTGCAGGCCGACACCGGCTCGATCGCGTACTGGC includes:
- a CDS encoding DeoR family transcriptional regulator, which translates into the protein MAWDLDRADWRTFRVDRMALRTPNGPRLTPRELPVGTWPRSWSGGSANGDWSCPGTVLLDLPAATVALYSH
- a CDS encoding ATP-binding cassette domain-containing protein, with the translated sequence MELRDIGKRYGWGRSVLSGVTLAVEAGDRVHITGPNGSGKSTLLRVIAGVSRPSRGTVVGRPGVVGYVPDRFVAEGTMSSLAYLTHMGRMRGLRSRAAAHQARHLLDRLALAGGQRTPMRALSKGNAQKVALAQAVLVPPDLLVLDEPWSGLDAAAHDVLGELLHEVPAAVFTDHREALTAGLATRTYALDPAGRG
- a CDS encoding response regulator transcription factor, which produces MINVLLADDDARFRAAYRKLFERTDGFRFAGEAADGAAAVRLAGALKPAVALLDVQMPGLGGLAAARAILATTATRVIMLTTFDLDEYVHEALTAGVSGFLLKNAAPAEVLQAVRSVQAGHAMLAPEVTARLMQQFTPRARDHRHAFAAALLTERELQVARLVARGRSNRQIADELVLSTETVRTYLRRMFAKLDVSDRTQLAVLTHEAGLLYEPR
- a CDS encoding sensor histidine kinase; this encodes MLATAFVTVLFWLPTLLRSDGWARISAGVLLAGLAAAAMLLRDRHPGRATWTAAIATVAGTALGACTDPMLATAWCLYPLAVRQATRLRRPALLLSLLVAVVAVVAAVPDRGFGRPLLVSIVALTVAWLLGTTVGRQLEAERSRLHLAVARDVHDVVGQSLGAISAEAGVVAALPDADERELRETLAGIETHARSALGTIQTLVRTLRAPAAPAPLTARIALPAGSGTAAYWILQEALTNVLRHAPGAACDVDVHDENGTTVIVVRDHGPGAPATDGGFGLRGMRERAELAGGTLSWRNHPAGGFEIQARLP
- a CDS encoding PspC domain-containing protein — translated: MTYPRRLARPRDDRWIAGVCAGLGRRYGISPGIVRLLFVLSCLLPGPQFLAYIVLWALLPNE
- a CDS encoding DUF5941 domain-containing protein; amino-acid sequence: MRSALTAAGATRIIDVSGPDIPSQLAQIAALAKEADEPLLLCADDLVAHPSLLWTLATEPAGRSTALVAATESGDGGDLREDRGRLVAAPDGPTRFLGALCLAPADLGLVVAAVTITRQPGGSTDVLVATNALDVLLPGLLTAGLVPIATRVRLLHAERVHTAAELSAARAAVAAIDEDKALLRLAVKEKDDFFTTYAVSSWSPLVTKVCARARLTPSQVTALSVLFAVAAALAFWQASRPALIIGAVLLYLGFVLDCVDGQLARYTRTFGAFGGWLDTMADRAKEYVVYAGLAAGAERMGLTFAWPLAITAIVLQTARHMTDTWYGALHDEAAARQTVGTAGNADAGGGVGARLSRASNKVQADTGSIAYWLKRIVVFPIGERWALIAVLAAVWNGRVALAAVVVWGLLAAAYTLGLRSLRSLSMRVGVLDRVDTSRHRDDGRLVRGTVSAAGLRRPLVWAVLAAIAPLALIGAVAAGWVPRGTPWQAGQMEWVRAGGAGVWLVVVTVLVLAAGAAARSSHGGPLDWLVPAGLRAAEYLMAVVVAMICDVPPPVVFALLFVLALHHYDLTARMEKGAPDQQAKRALLGWDGRVVLLVFFALAGVATIGELLLALGVGVQFLTGAVKDWRTGGSR